Part of the Vigna angularis cultivar LongXiaoDou No.4 chromosome 1, ASM1680809v1, whole genome shotgun sequence genome, TAATAAACACAGACAGAAACATATCACTCTGAATTAGTAAACGGTTTTCATGCAACCAACCAGAGATTATAACAACAGAAGATAACTTCAGATCTGAACCAATCCAAATTGTCTTTTCTGTTTGTTTGTGTGTACTGTTCTGACAAATTCACGGAGTCATACCGAATACACTATCAACATTAATGCCATATCAAGCTAGGATTGGCTGTGCCAGAATTTGCTGCAAAAAAAATGCAGAATTTGGTCCAGAAAATTTCGAAGAAATTCAATCTGCAAAAGAATAAGtaatgaaaaaacatttttttttctttagaaaagcatggttaaaaaaagaaacgacataaaaattaatcaagATTTTTAATTTCGACGAAGTTCATGAATTCACTGAGAAACATAAATGGGTTTACCATGATCAGCATTAAAGGTTTGGgcttttaaaatgtaattatttaaaaaaatggtttgaaagtaatttagaaaaatattgagaaaaacaattacGAAAACGTGACATGCTTTTTAGTCTCAATTCTTTCTTGacattttattagtattatttcGTATTATCCCATTGATTCCATGGCATTGATCAAAGAATTGGAGCAAACATTTGTCAATAATTTTTTGTGTGATTTGGTAATAACTCCTCTTTTTGGTCACTCTTTGGAGGCATAACCAGATGAaaagaaataacttttttatttgctATCCCTTTAGGTATCCTGACTTCTGCTTTATGTTCTGAATCTGATAGCTTGCTTGGAAAATTGGTCATCTAGATTCctcattgaaaacaaaatatgcaCAGAATAGACCTACTGAACTGTTTGTTCTTGCTATCTTAACCGACACTATAATTGTACAAGATAATTTGTTGGATCCCAAGCCACAGAATTACTGATTCCTTCAAATACTACTGTGATGGTTCTCTCAATTTACTTTCTGCTGCAATTTTCTAACCTTATTCGGCAAGTTATGgctatttttaaaatgattcgAATACCATATTTGGAATGTCCCTGTCTCACACCTGGATatataagaaaaggaaaattccATATGACAAAATCAAAGTGGTTGagaatttttaaagaaaagaaaagtttcaAGTTACTTGACAAACAAGGAATGGAAGTAGGACCATTCCTAGGTGTGTCGGTTATTGAAGAAAGATAAACTCTGAAATTCTATAAAGAGAGTAgcaaatagaaatatttttcagCCATTACATGAATTGAAACATGTTTCAAGGATAGCTCATGAAGAACAATGAATTCTCCAATGCTCAAAATTCTAATAGCTCTGCTGCTTTTGACTCTATCTTTTCAAGCATATGGTAAAATCAGCATTACCCTCTTCAATAGTTGAgctaattttattgaattttggtTTATTGTATGAGGTAGTGTTATTGAACGAAAACTAAAAGTGGTTGATCTATTTTGTGGTGGAAGCCAAAGTGTTATCGGAATGCTGAGTTATTGGAAAAAGTTTCAGGACAGTTTGAGGAATGGTGCATAGCAGATGAGCAGACACCAGATGAGGAGTTACAAAGGGCCATAGATTGGGCTTGTGAAAATGGTGGAGCAGATTGCAGCATGATAAAAGTGAACCAACCATGTTACCTTCCAAATAGCTTGAAGAACCATGCCTCCTATGTCTTCAACAGTTACTATCAGAGGTTCAAGCACAAAGGAGGCTCTTGCTATTTCAATTCTGCTGCAATCACCACTGATCTTGACCCAAGTAACATCtctaaataatttcttataacaCATCTGATAGTTTTACAATTGTTTTCATCAATGTTGTCAAAAGAACCCGTGACTCAATCGGTCCACCACACGTTTGGATCTCAGttggattgaaaaaaaattaaaattttaatacagaCTAATTTTGAGTCCAATCCATTACGAATTCGGTTCACCTGAGTTGAACGTAATGAGTCAGGTTAACTCGTCAACCcatctaacttttttttgtacttgcttttgaattatattttggagtttaagatgattttggattatatatatttttgaattgtctttaaaatttaacatcattttatatcaaaatttatttaaatttaattagaaaaaatttattacttttatggaaatgaaaaaaaaaaaaacttgtttctGATGAGTCAATCTATTTAATCCATGGATATGTAATGAATCAAGTtgggtttaaatttttttgaatcaCTAATAAGTAAGTCAAGTTAAATTGAGTTACTAAGTAATCAATTAGTGATACTAAGTAATCAATTAGTGATACGTCGGATCTAAGTTAAAGAAGGTGACTTTTCACACATTAGATTCAATGTTTTATCCTTTAACATTAACAATTACTCAGACATTAAATCTGATTAGTGATATCTTGTGTTAATGGCAGGTCATGGCTCATGCAAGTATGAATTGCTTCCTTGAATAATGTATGAAGTGATTTATTTTGTAAGATCATATTTTGCAGTTAAACTTTGTTGGCAGTAATGGAGTCTGTATGCTTCTGTTACATTCTTATTTTTTCCATGGCTTGATGTGAAGCTGAAACAGTGACATGGCTAAATCAAGTACAAttcttagttttgtttttttcccTGGATTATAGACTCATCTCATTTCAGatgattcttattttaaatgtctgatttgattaaaatttcaaatttaactaaataaattttcttcttcatttctgcATTTAAATGTTATAAGGTGGAGTTAGTAAAACTATTGGCTAAAATAAAGGTAGTGTCTAAATTGTTATAGtgtattttcttcttatttaaataaactctaaaaatttacattgttttttttattcaaaccaTGACATTGTTTAGATAAGAATAAGAAAGTTAGTGGTATGGATATAAATAATCCACATTTATGGATATCGGCTGGTACACTTGTGAGtgatattaaaagaatatttctaATTGATATCTGCAAATAATTAGTATGAATATTTACTTACTAGTTTATTAATAAGACAAGTATGAATATTATAGTATTTAACTTGCAgctattgttaataaattttatatttaaatattttttaaaatttaagtgatcaaaataaaattattagtgaAAGAAATgttaagtatatatttttttatttagatatataaaattgaaattacttTGTAGAatattagtttttcaaaatttatattttgatgcaatttatttaaatttattatttagaaaaattaaacttctagttgtattaatattttattgagtaatttgatttgaattttatttaaaaattaatttttatcttaatataaatattgaagatttatttttaaataattttatttgaaattaaaaaaaaaaatatatatatatatatatatatatatatataaatatttgcgGTATCTAATATccatagataaaaaaaaactaataaatattttttcacaaaTACTCATAAAGTAACATGACggtttttttaaatactatCTATAATCTATTCAACCCGTTTTCATAgctaattaaatatttctttaataacTTGGAACTAATAAATGATAAGAAGCTTTGCATCTTAACTATCACTATACTATTTAGATTAAGTATTTAATGAACTTAACTCATTTTAGTTCACtatcaaatatatttgaataatgtTCTCTTACTTATCTGATCCAAAAATCAACCTTTTAAagatttgaaatataattagtaCTTTTtacaaagaattaaaaattgtatcaataataaaatttaaaaattaatataataatatattaattttaaaaatgaaaaaaaaaatatagtttttgaaAATGCTAATTCGATAATACATAATTATGAAGTACtgaattaaatttgttaaaatatttcttatccaAAACTTTCCCAACAAGCAACAAAGCAATCATTGGATTCAAAacgttattttttttcaatttaaaaaccATTATAGAACTATTatctttatgttattttttaaaatttaatataataaatgatgATACGTGTTAGTTTTGTATTAACTTTTGtctatatataaacatttaaagtaataatatgACACTTTTGTAGTTATTTATAATGAACTGAACAGTAGACTCCAAACAATTGTATGTAATGGGGAATATAGCATGAAGTTAAGTCACTTTTCCTagtaataattgaatttttcaattttacatattCATCTTtcacataaaattaaatttattaaaatatactaattttGTAGCCCTTTGCTAATGTGATATGCTTCCATTTGCAAAAGAAACTACTTTCACTTTAAATTCACtatatctaattatattatcatgaagaattaatatttaatgGCTATACTATTGATTATATCATGCTGATGGACAGCCTtacataaaaaacaatataatatagaAGCAAAACTTATATTATGCATAGAATAAGACTTTAAATAACTCTCATTCACACATAAACCCTACATCACCAACCACTTTGAATAGTTTAAGTGTGAGTGGTGATGTGCTTACTTAGTGGAATGAAGTGCTTGCTTTTCTACTCAGTGCAGTGGGTCATACTACACACGCTTTTATCCCCTTTGCAacgagaaaaatataatttaatagataatgATATcgtgacaacatttttttataacattttaacattatttacgtgttattatgtgattgatcaagattaatgtttattattattttatgattattattattaattgtagaataattttagaccaatcacataattacatataaataatattaaaatattgtcaaaaaaatattattaatgtataattattctattttaatatatataaattttttacaatgattatttttttctctttttttttatttttcacttgtttatttttcaaaaaaatataaaagttttacaattttatgatatttttttttaatactgtagattaaataaatgtaaaattgtataaccctattattttgaaaataacatttgGAGTCACATTTTAAAGTGTCTAACAATAGTATACAAAATTTGGTGAGATGTGAACTTGTGGACACAAAAACGCCACAACACAACACATGTCCCACCACAACATAATGTATCTTTCATCATTCCTTTGCTTCTTCACATTCCCACATTTTTTGCACTCACATTGTTATTCCTACCATCAAATGAAAGTGATTAACACATTTTGGTTGCCACTTAATCGTGCGAAAAACTTCTTCTTATATACAATATTTTCTGAAGGATAATAATACTTtcacaacatatttttattaacattttaatattatctacgTGTTATTATATGATTGGTTCAAAAATACTTCAcagtcaataataataatcataaacatcagCATAAACCAATCACACAATGACacataaatgatgttaaaatgttgtaaaaaaaaattattgtactatcattatctttttctgaaaaaaagTGTCGAAAGTGTTCAAAGTACTGTATCTGCAAGTAAAACAATAATGATACATTCTCAGATTATTTCTTCACCATATTTTTCTCTTGGATATCtctttattatcatattatatcaCTTACTGTATCCACTACATTTTTCTATTCTCTGTCTCTTACTGTTACTAAGTATTAAGTAGATGTGCAGTGTccacaaataatttatatttgagtGTTCACTCACTGCAGGTTTGTTTGTTGAGGCTTAGAAAAAACGGGACATCATAAAACTGCACCATACGCTTCTTAAATGACCAGAATTAAGGCACTCTTTATCTTGTCAGACACactataaaaaattgaagaagctctaaaaatcacatttttttgCCATTCAGTAATCCTTAAATGCAGAACCAGAAATAACAACAGTGTTCTTATTAACCCCATTTTTGTTTAATGGTTGAGTGGAGTGTCCTTTGTCAATACGTGTTCTCTTCTGTCTTCTCAGTTCTAGGTTTTGACCACTTGGCAGCCACGCTTCAATTGCCGTTTCAAGTAGGTTTCATCGTCACTCGTTAGGAAATTTGTgttctatataaataatagtgGAGACCCTCTTGCTGTTCACTTTTGTTTTCTcatttcttctattttgttttaCGTTACTATTTCTCTTCTTGTACTGGGGTGTTGATCTGAGAGTGAAAAATGAGTTATTTGGGTTTGGGTGTGAGTCCTGGTACTGTTCCAGTCTACCATGGAACAAATCTCAAAGCTTTGGATAGGAAGGTGAGGATAGCAGAGATGGTGCTAAGGGGTGTGAGCCTTGGTCTAGGAGTTCTTGCCATTGTTCTTGTGGTGACTGATTCCCAAGTCAAAGAGTTTTTCTCCTTTCAGAAGAAAGCTAAATTTACAGACATGAAGGCTTTGGTGTAAGCTTTTccattcttttctttctttctttcttcttctacttgtttttcttctctgCTAATTCTAATATTGATTGCCTAAACTTTGCAGGTTCTTGGTAATTGCCAATGGACTAACTGTTGGGTACTCCTTAATCCAAGGATTGCGCTGTGTTGTGAGTATGGTTAGAGGACATGTACTCTTCAGCAAACCCTTAGCTTGGCTCATTTTCTCTGGTGATCAGGTTCCTGTATTTTCACTCTTCTCGCTGCCATAAATAAGTCTGTCATGACCACTGTTTTTCTCTTCTGTCAATTGTGATCCTAATCTAGACGACAATGTTTAGTTGTTGGAGACAAAATTGATTTTACATTAGGCcgaaaaaactaaaattactttCAAGATAAAAGCATCTAAACATAAATCATTTGATGCAGTATGTTTAATTTTGCCGATTTTATGCAGTAGTtcataaggaaaaaaaaaaaattctcttttcCATGTTAACAAGTAGCAACTCCGAATAGCTATAACTTTCTCgtgttttttttaagtgtgTAGGGTAGTTCCAGCGTGAAACCTAACATACCCATAAATGTTCCTTAAAACACAGGCTAAATGTGTGTATATCCTCAGCACTCGACCATGGCCAAAAGCCAAAGTATCAGTACTTTTTGGGTTCCTTTTTTTGTATCTAATCGTGACATTTGCCCAAAGGTGAATCAAACCCATGTCGTACGAATACCTTTTGTCTATAAGGAGTTCATCCAAAGTTCttgaaactgtttgatgaaacaGAATGGAGAATGAAATGAAAGGGTGAACCCATATCGATCCACCTGTGACAATTGAATGTCTTGATAGATTCATCCGATCAACTTACTATCTCAACAATTAATTCAGTTCTAAGTATTTACTCCTTACATAGATTCCCGTGTCATAATGTAAGAGTGGGGTCGGGTTGGCTTCATTTTTGTTGAAGTCGGGGCTGAAGCAGTCAAATTTGTATAGCTATTCATAATTACCTCAGTTTTTCCCGTGAAGCATGAACAACTGCTACTGCACCACATATCATGTTTTCACATTTAATCCCCGTTGGGATCACATATGCAGTTGTTGAGAATTAAAATTGTCTGAAATCGCCTAAGCACTTCTAGGGCCACGCGTTATCATTATGGTAAAACTTGTGTTTGACTTTTcttctatttgttttttttggGTGGGGACAGACACAGATAGATCTTTCTTAAGGAcacatttttttgttgaattcttCCCTCAAAACTCATTACAAGTTTAACTAGAGTACTGCACAACAATAACTTATCTCACCAATAACATGTTTGGTTTAGCTCCAGTCACAGGATAAAGAAAATTTGTGAGGATTTGGCTCAAAGTTGATATTCTCTTTTCTTGGTAAGAAGTCTTTTAGGTATTAAAAGGATTTGGCCTAAAACAGATATTCTCTTCTCTTGGTAAGAAGTTTTTTTTTCGAGGATTTGATCTAAAGCGGacattcttttcttttgataagAAGTATTTTGAAACGGtactaaaaacaatttttttaaaatttaacccAAAGCGGccaatgttttgttttatgtctTAAAACAAATTTGTGAAGATTTAACCAAAagacaatattttgttttcttttatgtcTTATCATGGAAGAGTTTTATGTTTGTTGTCCCTGTTTACACCAGTTTCATCTAATTTGAAGTAAAACCAATACAGAACAATTGCTTACAGTATTTTATGGTGTTAGATTTATGAGCATGAATGGAAAGTTGAAGGTTGGCATTGTTTATGTTTATACAGGTGATGGCTTATGTGACAGTGGCTGCAGTGGCGGCTGCATTGCAATCTGGCATGATTGGAAAGGCAGGGCAAGCAGAACTTCAGTGGATGAAGGTGTGCAACATGTATGGCAAATTCTGCAACAAAATGGGAGAAGGGATAGGAAGTTCTTTAGTGGTTAGCCTTAGTATGGTGGTTCTGTCATGTATTTCTGCTTTTAGTCTCTTCCGTTTGTATGGcagcaacaaaaacaaacatTCAGGTTGGTAGGTATTGTTGGAAACTAACTACCCTGTTTTCTTCGACTTATTCTCAGTCTTTCTTCCTCAGTGCTATACAGTAGCTTTTCTAATTTGGAAGCCTCTTTGTTATCTTTGTTATCGATGAAACAATATGATAGGGACTGCTCAATGATGCCAACATGTGAATTTCCGTTGCCACTCATTTAATAAACTTGtgtattttattatacttttctCATTTATCATCTTTTAAAGTTGATTTTAGTTTATTGATATctttattactttgaaaaacaataataaagtataaattttcatttaagcTATTAACTAAATAACTTTAAACTTACATTAtgattcatattatatattaacgAGTTGTTCAGTTTTTCGAAAACATTGTCTAGCTGTTACGCAATTTTCGATCACTTGATTTTAGAAAAAGTCAATCAAATtcataatgattaaaataacaagttattaaattaataggattaaattaattaatttaattaataatattaaaattattaaaattttatatttttaaaatgtcttTAATATAATTGTACATTAATGcttacattattatatttttaattaatgtctttaatataaattgaaattattatatttttaattaataatattaaaataaattaataggattaaattaatttagttggCTCATCAATGCTTACAATCCTCTGTACATCATGCCAATGTTCAATATTCACTgtgaaacattaaatataaatgaacaaattgaatattatatagaaaaataacacccacaaatattaaatcttaaatttttatattaaaaatttatcaaatctCTTATATAACAATTTATACTTTAGATTTGGTCAATCTCTCCTGTCATATTTCAAATCAAGTTTATTTTAGCATCAACTTAAATGGAgacaaatttgttttattatagtGAAATCCATCCTCAATTTTAAAGTTAGagtctataaataaatatttcttattggaataaaatttcatttgt contains:
- the LOC108340599 gene encoding PLASMODESMATA CALLOSE-BINDING PROTEIN 5 isoform X2 is translated as MNSPMLKILIALLLLTLSFQAYGQFEEWCIADEQTPDEELQRAIDWACENGGADCSMIKVNQPCYLPNSLKNHASYVFNSYYQRFKHKGGSCYFNSAAITTDLDPSHGSCKYELLP
- the LOC108340599 gene encoding glucan endo-1,3-beta-glucosidase 12 isoform X1; its protein translation is MNSPMLKILIALLLLTLSFQAYVSGQFEEWCIADEQTPDEELQRAIDWACENGGADCSMIKVNQPCYLPNSLKNHASYVFNSYYQRFKHKGGSCYFNSAAITTDLDPSHGSCKYELLP
- the LOC108340599 gene encoding glucan endo-1,3-beta-glucosidase 12 isoform X3; the protein is MPKCYRNAELLEKVSGQFEEWCIADEQTPDEELQRAIDWACENGGADCSMIKVNQPCYLPNSLKNHASYVFNSYYQRFKHKGGSCYFNSAAITTDLDPSHGSCKYELLP
- the LOC108321451 gene encoding CASP-like protein 2B1, which encodes MSYLGLGVSPGTVPVYHGTNLKALDRKVRIAEMVLRGVSLGLGVLAIVLVVTDSQVKEFFSFQKKAKFTDMKALVFLVIANGLTVGYSLIQGLRCVVSMVRGHVLFSKPLAWLIFSGDQVMAYVTVAAVAAALQSGMIGKAGQAELQWMKVCNMYGKFCNKMGEGIGSSLVVSLSMVVLSCISAFSLFRLYGSNKNKHSGW